A portion of the Vreelandella subglaciescola genome contains these proteins:
- the narI gene encoding respiratory nitrate reductase subunit gamma, producing MFIEYLQHLIYGYYPYLAGTVFLVGSLMRFDHGQYTWKTGSSQMLSSKNMRVASNVFHIGILVIFFGHLFGMLTPHWIYAPFISASAKQIIAIVIGGIAGVMVLIGGGMLLYRRLYNARVKASSSTMDTLILGILVLQAALGVITVFVSLGHLDGEMMLTLASWAQSIVFFSGGAADYMADVSWIYKLHVFLGLTIILLFPFTRLVHVWSVPFGYVTRRYQLVRKRG from the coding sequence ATGTTTATCGAATACTTGCAGCACCTGATCTATGGCTACTATCCGTATCTGGCCGGTACGGTGTTTCTGGTGGGCAGCCTGATGCGCTTTGATCACGGGCAGTACACGTGGAAAACCGGCTCCAGTCAGATGCTTTCGTCAAAGAACATGCGTGTGGCCAGCAACGTGTTTCATATCGGCATTCTGGTGATCTTTTTTGGCCACCTGTTCGGTATGCTCACGCCGCACTGGATCTATGCGCCGTTTATCAGCGCCAGCGCCAAACAGATTATTGCCATTGTGATCGGCGGTATTGCCGGCGTGATGGTACTGATCGGCGGCGGCATGCTGCTTTATCGGCGACTGTACAATGCCCGTGTCAAGGCGTCTTCCAGCACCATGGATACGCTGATTCTGGGGATTCTGGTGCTGCAGGCAGCGCTTGGCGTGATCACCGTGTTTGTCTCGTTGGGTCACCTGGACGGCGAAATGATGCTGACCCTGGCGTCGTGGGCGCAGTCCATCGTGTTCTTCAGCGGCGGTGCGGCGGATTACATGGCCGATGTGTCATGGATCTACAAGCTGCACGTGTTTTTGGGGCTGACCATTATTCTGCTGTTTCCCTTTACCCGTCTGGTACACGTCTGGAGCGTACCGTTCGGCTACGTCACGCGGCGCTACCAGTTGGTACGCAAAAGAGGCTGA
- the narJ gene encoding nitrate reductase molybdenum cofactor assembly chaperone, with amino-acid sequence MSNAAEIYTPGAVPTGADEAPVAPEGMLCLRVLARLLDYPTVELQQAAGEMIEIIHAERRWAAAHRRSLMDWCQRLADAELLDLQAEYVELFDKGKATSLLLFEHVHGESRDRGQAMVDLMNEYEDAGFELDARELPDYLPMFLEYLSTRGEADIGRWLGEIRHILALLTARLEEREADHALVPLALLALIGAEGDVDNHRAAAQAEEPDDTPEALDAVWEEEMVTFTADSDQDCALQSAEGRRLAERKKTVPSDPVNIMPSGSSAR; translated from the coding sequence ATGAGTAACGCCGCTGAGATATATACGCCAGGGGCTGTTCCCACCGGTGCCGATGAGGCACCGGTGGCCCCGGAAGGCATGCTTTGTCTGCGCGTGCTGGCGCGGTTGCTGGACTACCCAACCGTCGAGCTACAGCAGGCGGCGGGTGAGATGATCGAGATTATTCACGCCGAGCGCCGCTGGGCGGCAGCGCACCGGCGCAGCCTGATGGACTGGTGTCAGCGCCTGGCCGATGCCGAGCTGCTTGACCTTCAGGCCGAGTACGTCGAGCTGTTTGACAAGGGCAAGGCGACGTCGCTTTTGCTGTTCGAGCACGTACACGGCGAATCTCGCGACCGCGGCCAGGCCATGGTTGATCTGATGAATGAGTACGAAGACGCCGGCTTTGAGCTTGACGCGCGAGAGCTTCCGGACTATTTGCCGATGTTTCTCGAGTATCTGTCCACCCGCGGGGAGGCAGACATAGGCCGCTGGCTGGGGGAAATTCGGCATATTCTGGCGCTGCTGACCGCCCGTCTGGAAGAGCGCGAAGCGGATCATGCGCTTGTGCCGCTGGCACTGCTGGCGCTGATTGGCGCCGAGGGCGACGTTGATAACCACCGCGCTGCGGCCCAAGCCGAGGAACCCGACGACACCCCTGAAGCGCTGGACGCCGTCTGGGAAGAGGAAATGGTGACCTTTACCGCCGACTCCGACCAGGACTGCGCGCTGCAGTCGGCCGAAGGCCGCCGCCTTGCCGAGCGCAAGAAGACGGTGCCCAGTGACCCCGTTAACATCATGCCGTCCGGTTCGTCCGCCCGCTAA
- a CDS encoding peptidylprolyl isomerase, with translation MQMIDIEELPGKQTPPPVVVGNREINEADIAAEMQYHPADSAGSAQLKAARALVVRELLHQRAQQIGLTPADSDADNDAIAELLEQELAVPEPGKDDCERFYAIHPERFSQPEQLSVRHILLSAPPDDAKARDAQYHLGVDLLEQLSAHPERMTELAQRYSACPSKDAGGELGWLLPGQTVAELDRALKHLPEGLHERPLASRYGWHLVWVDAREESRQLPYEAVAEQVRLSLLEQATRRGLRHYLLALESEIGVAGVTLDEDSGGSLMR, from the coding sequence ATACAGATGATTGATATTGAAGAGCTGCCCGGAAAGCAAACGCCGCCGCCGGTGGTCGTTGGCAATCGCGAGATCAACGAGGCAGACATCGCTGCTGAGATGCAGTATCACCCGGCCGATAGCGCCGGCAGCGCCCAGCTGAAAGCCGCCCGAGCGCTGGTCGTGCGCGAGCTTTTACACCAGCGTGCGCAGCAGATAGGGCTAACGCCTGCGGACAGCGACGCTGATAACGACGCCATCGCCGAGCTGTTGGAGCAGGAGCTTGCGGTACCCGAGCCCGGGAAAGACGACTGCGAGCGCTTTTATGCCATACATCCCGAGCGCTTCAGCCAGCCGGAGCAGCTTAGCGTGCGACATATCCTGCTGTCAGCGCCGCCGGATGACGCCAAGGCGCGCGATGCGCAATACCATCTGGGGGTTGATCTGCTTGAGCAGCTGTCAGCGCACCCCGAGCGTATGACCGAGCTGGCCCAGCGCTATTCGGCCTGCCCGTCAAAAGACGCCGGTGGCGAGCTTGGTTGGCTGTTGCCGGGGCAAACCGTGGCCGAGCTGGATCGGGCGCTCAAGCACCTGCCGGAAGGGCTTCACGAACGTCCACTGGCGTCGCGCTATGGCTGGCATTTGGTGTGGGTCGACGCGCGCGAAGAAAGCCGCCAGCTGCCGTATGAGGCGGTGGCCGAGCAGGTGCGTCTCAGCCTGCTCGAACAGGCCACCAGGCGCGGCCTGCGCCATTACCTGCTGGCGCTGGAAAGCGAGATCGGCGTGGCCGGGGTAACGCTGGACGAGGACAGCGGCGGCAGTCTGATGCGCTAA
- a CDS encoding cation:proton antiporter has product MLEVVTLSFAFVFGILVRQIGLPPLVGFLGAGFALNAYGPMVGLPSDAGPILEHTAHLGVLLLLFTIGLKLNIKNLFEPVVLGSAFAHLLISGSVFTAGFAWLAGLPLETAILLSIALSFSSTVLAAKVLESKGELRAFHGRIAIGILVMQDLIALAVLSVYSGQTPSIWALWVLALPLLRPLFYWLMKVAAHDELLVLMGVVLAVAAGGMGFQAVGLSSEVGALAMGLVLSQHPRAQELSQALWGIKEVFLISFFLQIGMSGLPDAKALMFAAIMALLLPLKGALFSALLIAFRVRARNAFLGGLSLAAYSEFGLIVAASILEEWLVPLAVTVALSFVIAAPANRFAHALFDRWEKYLVRFETDTRHPDEQPADLGDANVLVLGMGRTGSAAYDFFVEQGVSVIGLDSDPNKAGQEARHVLYADVEDAGFWHHLDMAQLKAVTLAMPTIESKLMAAQQLRKGGFHGNIIAGLHFQDEEEPLKAAGVDHTYLLMSGAGIGIAEKTCECLKASA; this is encoded by the coding sequence ATGCTTGAAGTCGTTACCCTTTCGTTCGCCTTCGTGTTCGGCATTCTGGTCAGACAAATCGGGCTTCCGCCGCTGGTAGGATTTCTGGGCGCGGGCTTTGCTCTCAATGCTTACGGCCCCATGGTCGGCCTGCCAAGCGATGCCGGACCGATTCTGGAGCACACCGCGCACCTCGGCGTATTGCTGCTGCTGTTTACCATCGGACTCAAGCTCAATATCAAGAATCTGTTCGAGCCCGTGGTGCTCGGCAGCGCTTTTGCCCACCTGCTGATCAGCGGCAGCGTGTTTACCGCCGGGTTTGCCTGGCTGGCCGGCCTGCCCCTTGAAACCGCTATTTTGCTCTCGATTGCACTGTCATTTTCCAGCACGGTGCTGGCCGCCAAGGTGTTGGAAAGCAAAGGCGAACTGCGTGCTTTTCACGGCCGGATTGCTATCGGCATTCTGGTGATGCAGGATTTGATCGCGCTGGCCGTGCTCAGCGTTTACAGCGGGCAGACGCCTTCGATCTGGGCACTCTGGGTGCTGGCACTGCCGCTATTGCGTCCGCTGTTTTACTGGCTGATGAAAGTCGCAGCCCACGACGAACTGCTGGTGCTGATGGGCGTGGTACTGGCCGTAGCCGCCGGCGGAATGGGCTTTCAGGCGGTCGGCTTGAGCTCTGAAGTGGGCGCGCTGGCCATGGGGCTGGTGCTCTCCCAGCACCCGCGTGCCCAGGAGCTGTCCCAGGCGCTGTGGGGCATCAAGGAAGTGTTTCTGATCAGCTTTTTTCTGCAGATCGGCATGTCTGGCCTGCCCGACGCCAAGGCGCTGATGTTCGCCGCCATCATGGCGCTGCTGCTGCCGCTGAAAGGCGCGCTGTTTTCCGCCCTGCTCATTGCGTTTCGGGTACGCGCGCGCAACGCTTTTCTCGGCGGGCTCAGCCTTGCCGCGTACAGCGAGTTCGGTTTGATTGTCGCCGCCAGCATCCTTGAGGAGTGGCTGGTGCCGTTGGCGGTGACCGTAGCACTGTCGTTTGTGATTGCCGCTCCGGCCAACCGCTTTGCCCACGCGCTGTTCGACCGCTGGGAAAAGTACCTGGTGCGCTTTGAGACCGACACCCGTCACCCCGACGAGCAGCCCGCTGACCTGGGCGATGCCAACGTGCTGGTGCTGGGCATGGGGCGTACCGGAAGCGCCGCCTACGACTTTTTTGTCGAGCAGGGGGTTAGCGTTATAGGCCTCGATTCGGACCCCAATAAAGCGGGTCAGGAAGCGCGTCATGTACTCTACGCCGACGTCGAAGACGCCGGCTTCTGGCATCACTTGGACATGGCGCAGCTGAAAGCCGTGACGCTGGCCATGCCTACTATCGAAAGCAAGCTGATGGCCGCCCAGCAGCTGAGAAAAGGCGGGTTTCACGGCAATATTATCGCCGGGCTGCACTTTCAAGATGAAGAAGAGCCGCTCAAGGCCGCGGGTGTGGATCACACCTACCTGCTGATGTCCGGTGCGGGCATCGGCATTGCCGAGAAAACCTGCGAATGCCTCAAGGCCTCCGCCTAG
- the hmpA gene encoding NO-inducible flavohemoprotein — protein MLTQAQEQIIDATAPVVAEHLDAITQRFYPLMFTRYPEVAPLFNQAHQQDGGQPRALAGAILAYVQLRQTPETARATLEIVVNKHISLDIQPDQYPIVGECLMAAIAEELGEAITPEVAEAWTALYNELAGLLIELEEQRYQEFANRPGGWRSTRRFKIAATRQESRVIRSFVLEPEDGQPVATHSPGQFIGVRLTIDGTPVYRHYSLSDVPNGRSYRVSIKREAEGLASRYFHDRLDVGDTLELLPPAGELTLAKGDEPLLLISGGVGQTPLLPMARQALEEGRQVTYVHAALDAEHHAFGDALARLTRAYPQTLKNVTVYETGDAADHQGRINDALLATYVTPQARCYFVGPHGFMAAVNQGLERLGVPDTHRHYEYFGPAQDLTAA, from the coding sequence ATGCTGACGCAGGCACAAGAACAGATCATCGACGCCACCGCTCCCGTGGTAGCCGAACACCTTGACGCAATCACCCAGCGTTTTTATCCCCTGATGTTTACCCGCTACCCGGAAGTGGCACCGCTGTTCAACCAGGCGCACCAGCAGGATGGCGGGCAACCCCGCGCCTTGGCCGGCGCCATTCTGGCCTATGTGCAGCTACGCCAGACGCCCGAAACGGCGCGCGCTACGCTTGAAATCGTGGTCAACAAGCACATATCGCTGGATATTCAGCCGGATCAGTATCCTATCGTCGGCGAGTGCCTGATGGCGGCCATCGCTGAAGAGCTGGGCGAGGCGATAACGCCCGAAGTGGCAGAGGCCTGGACGGCGCTATACAACGAGTTGGCCGGGCTTTTGATCGAGCTTGAAGAGCAGCGCTACCAGGAGTTTGCCAACCGCCCGGGCGGCTGGCGCAGCACGCGCCGTTTCAAGATTGCGGCAACCCGTCAGGAAAGCCGCGTCATCCGCTCGTTCGTGCTTGAGCCCGAAGACGGTCAGCCGGTGGCGACCCATTCGCCGGGGCAGTTTATCGGCGTCAGGCTCACTATCGACGGCACGCCGGTATATCGTCACTACAGTCTGTCTGACGTGCCTAACGGGCGCAGCTACCGCGTGTCGATCAAGCGCGAAGCCGAAGGGCTTGCCAGCCGCTATTTCCACGATCGACTGGACGTGGGCGATACGCTGGAACTGCTGCCGCCGGCCGGCGAGCTCACCCTGGCCAAGGGCGACGAGCCGCTGCTGCTTATCAGCGGTGGCGTCGGCCAGACCCCGCTTCTGCCCATGGCACGCCAGGCGCTTGAAGAAGGCCGTCAGGTGACCTACGTACACGCCGCGCTTGATGCCGAGCACCACGCCTTTGGTGACGCGCTGGCAAGACTGACCCGGGCGTATCCACAAACGCTGAAAAACGTCACCGTGTACGAGACAGGCGACGCAGCCGACCATCAGGGGCGGATTAACGATGCGCTGCTGGCCACTTACGTCACGCCGCAGGCGCGCTGCTACTTTGTTGGCCCGCACGGCTTTATGGCCGCGGTGAATCAGGGGCTTGAGCGGCTGGGCGTGCCCGACACTCATCGCCACTACGAATATTTCGGCCCCGCCCAAGACCTGACCGCCGCGTAG
- a CDS encoding nitrate reductase subunit alpha, which yields MSHFIDRLNFFRKAREPFADDHGELRQESRKWEDSYRRRWQHDKVVRSTHGVNCTGSCSWKIYVKNGLVTWETQQTDYPRTRPDLPNHEPRGCPRGASYSWYMYSANRLKYPLVRRPLLELWRKALADKKDPVDAWAAIVEDPASTKQYKRARGMGGFVRADWDELNEIIAASNVYTAKQYGPDRIVGFSPIPAMSMISYASGARYLSLIGGVNLSFYDWYCDLPPASPQTWGEQTDVPESADWYNSGYIIAWGSNVPQTRTPDAHFFTEVRYKGTKTVSICPDYSEVSKLTDEWLSAKQGTDAALAMAMGHVILKEFHLENPSPYFTEYVRRYTDMPCLVELEPREDGSYAAGRQMRASDFEASLGQDNNPEWKTLVWDEARDQIVVPRGSIGFRWGEDDANVGKWNLESLDADGAELAPLLSMAKSHDDVARVAFPYFGGIEHKHFESVKNEGVHDEIVYHSLPVKRVKKADGSDVLMVTVFDLMCANYGIDRGFGAEGEDDGATDYSQIRPYTPAWQEKITGVSADQAIRIAREFADNAHKTSGRSMIIVGAGMNHWYHMDMNYRGLINMLIMCGCIGQTGGGWSHYVGQEKLRPQTGWTPLAFGLDWQRPPRHMNGTSFFYNHSSQWRYEKLEIKELLSPLAKAEDYSGNLIDYNVRAERMGWLPSAPQLTTNPLHLAGAAEKAGMGTADYVVEQLKNGKLAFAAEDPDNPKNFPRNMFIWRSNLLGSSGKGHEYMLKYLLGTRHGIQGKNLGDAGEHKPEEVKWHDDAPEGKVDLLVTLDFRMSTTCLYSDIVLPTATWYEKNDLNTSDMHPFIHPLTAATDPAWESRSDWEIYKGIAKTFSRVCVGHLGEETDLVTLPMQHDSPGELAQAAVLDWKKGECDPIPGETMPSLIEVKRNYPETYERFTSVGPLLENVGNGGKGIGWETKSEIELLGKLNHCKLDGPAKGQPLLESAIDAAEMILTLAPETNGQVAVKAWGALSKITGRDHTHLAKPKEDEKIRFRDVVAQPRKIISSPTWSGLEDEHVSYNAGYTNVHEFIPWRTMSGRQQLYQDHPWMRAFGESLLVYRPPIDTKAAASVSEPQGNGNPEIALNFLTPHQKWGIHSTYSDNLLMQTLSRGGPIVWMSEDDAQSIGVEDNDWIEAYNANGAIAARAVVSQRVKNGMAMMYHAQERIVNIPGSEVTGTRGGIHNSVTRVCPKPTHMIGGYAQLSYSFNYYGTVGSNRDEFVLVRRMKNIDWLDGENNDYVQEAVK from the coding sequence ATGAGTCATTTCATTGACCGGCTGAATTTTTTCCGCAAGGCCCGCGAGCCTTTTGCCGACGACCACGGCGAGCTGCGCCAGGAGTCGCGTAAATGGGAAGACAGCTACCGCCGCCGCTGGCAGCACGATAAGGTCGTGCGCTCCACCCACGGTGTGAACTGCACCGGCTCGTGCAGCTGGAAAATCTACGTCAAGAATGGCCTGGTCACCTGGGAAACCCAGCAGACCGACTACCCCCGCACACGCCCGGATCTGCCCAACCACGAACCTCGTGGCTGCCCGCGCGGTGCCAGCTATTCGTGGTACATGTACAGCGCCAACCGCCTCAAATACCCGCTGGTCAGAAGGCCGCTGCTGGAACTTTGGCGCAAGGCGCTGGCGGACAAGAAAGATCCGGTTGATGCCTGGGCGGCGATTGTCGAAGACCCGGCCTCCACCAAGCAATACAAGCGCGCCCGGGGCATGGGCGGTTTTGTCCGTGCGGACTGGGATGAGCTCAACGAAATCATCGCCGCTTCCAACGTCTACACCGCCAAGCAGTACGGCCCGGACCGCATTGTCGGCTTTTCGCCGATTCCCGCCATGTCGATGATTTCCTACGCCTCCGGCGCGCGCTACCTGTCGCTGATCGGCGGGGTTAATCTGTCGTTTTACGACTGGTACTGCGATTTGCCGCCGGCCAGCCCGCAAACCTGGGGCGAGCAGACCGACGTCCCGGAATCCGCCGACTGGTACAACTCCGGCTACATCATCGCCTGGGGCTCCAACGTGCCGCAAACGCGCACGCCGGATGCGCATTTCTTCACCGAAGTGCGCTACAAGGGCACCAAAACCGTCTCGATATGCCCTGATTACTCCGAAGTCTCCAAGCTCACCGACGAATGGCTTTCTGCCAAGCAGGGCACCGACGCCGCGCTTGCCATGGCCATGGGCCACGTGATTCTCAAGGAATTTCACCTCGAGAATCCGAGTCCCTACTTTACCGAGTACGTGCGCCGCTATACCGATATGCCGTGTCTGGTCGAGCTTGAGCCCCGCGAAGACGGCAGCTACGCGGCGGGCCGGCAAATGCGCGCCAGCGATTTTGAAGCGAGCCTGGGTCAGGACAATAACCCCGAGTGGAAAACGCTGGTGTGGGACGAGGCCCGCGACCAGATCGTCGTCCCCCGCGGTTCGATCGGTTTCCGCTGGGGCGAAGACGACGCCAATGTTGGCAAGTGGAACCTGGAATCGCTGGACGCTGACGGTGCCGAGCTGGCACCGCTACTGAGCATGGCCAAGAGCCATGACGACGTAGCGCGGGTGGCGTTTCCGTATTTTGGCGGCATCGAACACAAGCACTTTGAAAGCGTGAAAAACGAAGGCGTCCACGATGAAATCGTCTACCACAGCCTGCCGGTAAAGCGCGTCAAAAAGGCCGACGGCAGCGACGTGCTGATGGTCACCGTGTTTGACCTGATGTGTGCCAACTACGGCATTGATCGCGGCTTTGGTGCTGAGGGCGAAGACGACGGTGCGACGGACTATAGCCAGATCCGGCCGTACACGCCGGCGTGGCAGGAAAAAATCACCGGCGTGTCCGCTGATCAGGCCATCCGTATCGCCCGGGAATTTGCCGACAACGCGCATAAAACCAGCGGTCGCTCGATGATCATCGTGGGTGCCGGCATGAACCACTGGTACCACATGGACATGAACTACCGCGGCCTGATCAACATGCTGATCATGTGCGGCTGTATCGGTCAGACCGGCGGCGGCTGGTCGCACTACGTGGGTCAGGAAAAGCTGCGTCCGCAAACCGGCTGGACGCCGCTGGCCTTCGGCCTCGACTGGCAGCGCCCGCCGCGCCACATGAACGGCACCTCGTTTTTCTACAACCACTCCAGCCAGTGGCGCTACGAAAAGCTCGAAATCAAGGAGCTGTTGTCCCCGCTGGCCAAAGCCGAAGATTATTCCGGCAACCTGATCGACTATAACGTGCGCGCCGAGCGCATGGGCTGGCTGCCGTCCGCGCCGCAGCTGACCACCAACCCGCTGCATCTGGCCGGTGCCGCTGAAAAAGCCGGCATGGGCACCGCGGACTACGTGGTGGAACAGCTGAAAAACGGCAAGTTGGCCTTCGCTGCGGAAGACCCGGATAACCCCAAGAACTTCCCGCGCAACATGTTCATCTGGCGTTCCAACCTGCTGGGTAGCTCGGGTAAAGGGCATGAATACATGCTCAAGTACCTGCTGGGTACGCGCCACGGCATTCAGGGCAAAAACCTGGGCGACGCCGGCGAGCACAAGCCCGAAGAGGTCAAGTGGCACGACGATGCGCCCGAAGGCAAAGTCGACTTGCTGGTAACGCTGGACTTCCGTATGTCCACCACCTGCCTGTATTCTGACATCGTGCTGCCCACCGCCACCTGGTACGAGAAAAACGACCTCAATACCTCGGACATGCACCCGTTCATCCACCCGCTGACCGCGGCGACGGATCCGGCGTGGGAATCGCGCAGCGACTGGGAAATCTACAAGGGCATCGCCAAGACGTTCTCCAGGGTCTGTGTCGGGCACCTGGGCGAAGAAACCGATCTGGTCACGCTGCCCATGCAGCACGACTCCCCCGGGGAACTGGCACAAGCCGCCGTGCTCGACTGGAAAAAGGGCGAGTGTGACCCCATCCCCGGCGAGACAATGCCCAGCCTGATCGAGGTTAAGCGCAACTATCCGGAAACCTACGAACGCTTTACCTCGGTAGGCCCGCTGCTGGAAAACGTGGGTAACGGCGGCAAGGGCATCGGTTGGGAAACCAAGTCGGAAATCGAGCTGCTGGGCAAGCTCAACCACTGCAAGCTGGACGGCCCGGCCAAAGGCCAGCCGCTTTTGGAAAGCGCTATTGACGCCGCCGAAATGATCCTCACGCTGGCACCGGAAACCAACGGTCAGGTGGCGGTAAAAGCTTGGGGGGCGTTGTCGAAAATCACCGGCCGCGACCATACCCACCTGGCGAAGCCGAAGGAAGACGAGAAGATCCGCTTCCGCGATGTCGTCGCTCAGCCGCGCAAGATTATCTCCAGTCCCACCTGGTCGGGCCTTGAAGATGAGCACGTGTCTTACAACGCCGGTTACACCAACGTCCATGAGTTTATTCCGTGGCGCACGATGAGCGGCCGCCAGCAGCTGTATCAGGATCACCCCTGGATGCGTGCTTTTGGTGAAAGCCTGCTGGTGTATCGCCCGCCCATCGACACCAAGGCGGCGGCCAGCGTTTCTGAGCCGCAGGGTAACGGTAACCCGGAAATTGCGCTCAACTTCCTGACGCCGCACCAGAAGTGGGGGATTCACTCAACCTACTCTGACAACCTGCTGATGCAGACGCTATCCCGGGGCGGGCCGATTGTGTGGATGTCGGAAGACGACGCCCAGTCTATCGGCGTGGAAGATAACGACTGGATCGAAGCCTACAACGCCAACGGCGCGATTGCCGCACGGGCGGTGGTTAGCCAGCGGGTGAAAAACGGCATGGCGATGATGTATCACGCCCAGGAGCGGATCGTGAACATTCCCGGCTCCGAGGTCACCGGTACGCGTGGCGGTATTCATAACTCGGTGACGCGGGTGTGCCCCAAACCGACGCACATGATCGGCGGCTACGCGCAGCTGTCTTACAGCTTTAACTACTACGGCACCGTGGGCTCCAACCGTGATGAGTTTGTGCTGGTACGCCGGATGAAAAACATCGATTGGCTCGACGGCGAGAATAACGACTACGTTCAGGAGGCCGTGAAATGA
- the narH gene encoding nitrate reductase subunit beta — protein MKIRSQVGMVLNLDKCIGCHTCSVTCKNVWTSREGVEYAWFNNVETKPGIGYPKEWENQNKWKGGWMRGKNGKITPRIGGKWRVLANIFANPDLPEIDDYYEPFTFDYQHLHNAKQGEHQPTARPRSLISGKRMKKIEWGPNWEEILGTEFAKRRKDMNFEKVQADIYGQFENTFMMYLPRLCEHCLNPTCVAACPSGAIYKREEDGIVLIDQDKCRGWRMCISGCPYKKIYYNWKSGKSEKCTFCYPRIESGQPTVCSETCVGRIRYLGVMLYDADRIEEVASTPDERDLYHRQREIFLDPHDPEVIAQAKKDGIMDNVIKAAQESPVYKLAMDWGLALPLHPEYRTLPMVWYVPPLSPIQSAAEAGDVEFDGILPKIESLRIPVKYLANMLTAGEEAPVVLALKRLMAMRVYMRGKHVEGNPDVAVLKEVGLTEAQVEDMYRYLAIANYEDRFVIPTSHREMATEAFPERGGCGFSFGDGCHGESEPSLFNGSSTTSTLVKPVDVYDPQENAPAETKLEVPHE, from the coding sequence ATGAAAATTCGCTCCCAGGTAGGCATGGTCTTGAACCTCGACAAGTGCATCGGCTGTCACACTTGTTCAGTGACGTGTAAAAACGTCTGGACCAGCCGCGAAGGCGTCGAGTACGCTTGGTTTAACAACGTCGAGACCAAGCCCGGCATCGGTTATCCCAAGGAATGGGAAAACCAGAACAAATGGAAAGGCGGCTGGATGCGCGGCAAAAACGGCAAGATCACGCCGCGCATCGGCGGTAAGTGGCGGGTACTGGCGAATATTTTTGCCAACCCCGATCTGCCCGAAATCGACGACTACTACGAGCCGTTCACTTTCGACTACCAGCACCTGCACAACGCCAAGCAGGGCGAGCACCAGCCCACTGCGCGGCCGCGTTCGCTGATTTCCGGCAAGCGCATGAAAAAGATCGAATGGGGCCCCAACTGGGAAGAGATTCTGGGCACCGAGTTTGCCAAGCGGCGCAAGGACATGAACTTCGAGAAGGTGCAGGCCGACATTTACGGCCAGTTTGAAAACACCTTCATGATGTATCTGCCCAGGCTTTGCGAGCACTGCCTGAACCCCACCTGCGTGGCGGCGTGCCCGAGCGGTGCGATTTACAAGCGCGAAGAAGACGGCATTGTGCTGATCGATCAGGACAAGTGCCGCGGCTGGCGGATGTGTATTTCCGGCTGCCCGTACAAGAAGATTTACTACAACTGGAAGTCGGGTAAATCCGAGAAGTGCACTTTCTGCTATCCGCGCATCGAGTCCGGTCAGCCGACGGTGTGCTCGGAAACCTGCGTGGGCCGGATTCGCTACCTGGGTGTGATGCTTTACGACGCCGACCGTATCGAAGAGGTCGCCAGCACCCCGGACGAGCGCGATCTGTACCACCGCCAGCGCGAAATTTTCCTCGATCCGCACGACCCCGAGGTCATCGCTCAGGCGAAGAAAGACGGCATCATGGACAACGTCATCAAGGCCGCGCAGGAATCGCCGGTCTACAAGCTGGCGATGGACTGGGGGCTGGCGCTGCCGCTGCACCCGGAATACCGCACGCTGCCGATGGTCTGGTACGTGCCGCCGCTGTCGCCGATCCAGTCCGCTGCCGAGGCCGGTGACGTCGAGTTTGACGGCATTCTGCCCAAGATCGAATCGCTGCGTATTCCGGTCAAATACCTGGCTAACATGCTCACCGCCGGTGAAGAAGCGCCGGTCGTGCTGGCGCTCAAACGCCTGATGGCGATGCGCGTTTACATGCGCGGCAAGCACGTTGAGGGCAATCCCGACGTTGCAGTGCTCAAAGAAGTAGGGCTGACCGAAGCCCAGGTGGAAGACATGTACCGCTACCTGGCGATTGCCAACTACGAAGACCGCTTCGTGATTCCCACCAGCCACCGCGAAATGGCCACCGAGGCCTTCCCCGAGCGCGGCGGCTGCGGCTTTAGCTTCGGCGACGGCTGTCACGGTGAAAGCGAGCCGAGCCTGTTTAACGGCAGCTCGACCACCTCGACGCTGGTCAAGCCGGTGGACGTGTACGATCCGCAGGAAAACGCGCCGGCGGAAACCAAGCTGGAGGTGCCCCATGAGTAA